A region of the Paracoccus pantotrophus genome:
CGCCGCAGGCCGCGGCCTCCAGCGGGGTCAGGCCGAACCCTTCCCAGCGGGCCGGGGCCGCGAAAAGGTCGATGGCCTGATAGTTGCGCACCACCTGCTCCCAGGGCACTTCGCCAAGGAAGCGGATGCGGTCGGACAGGCCGGCGGCCTCGATCCGGGCCTTCAGGGCGTCGGCGAATGCCTGGTTGTCGGCGGTGATGCGGCCCGACAGGATCAGCCGGGCCCGCGGGCGCGAGGGAAACAGCCGCAGCGCCGCCTCGACCAGCAGGTCGATGCCTTTTTGCGCCCGGATGCGGCCGAAGCAGCCGATGACGATGTCGTCCGGGGCAAAGCCCAGTTCTGCCCGCAGCGCCGCGCGGTCGGATGCGGGGTGAAAGACCGACAGGTCCACGCCATGCAGGATCACGGTAGCGGGACGTTCCAGATAGCTGGCGGCCTGGGGCGAGGTCGCGATCAGCGCGTCCTGGCGACGGATCAGCCAGCGGGTAAAGCCGGTATGCCGCCGCTGCGCGGCCGAGGTGAAGAGCAGCCGATAGCGCCGCTGCAGCACATGCCGCAGGATCAGCCCCAGCGCCATCTCGGTATTGCGCCGGGCGTGCCAGACCCGCCAGCGGTCGCGCGGCAGGCTGGCGGCGCGGGCCAGCGAAATATGCGGCAGGCCGGGCGGCAGGCCGGGGCCGGTGGCGACGATGCCGATCATCCTGGCCTGCACCGGGATCAGCCGCACCACGGTCGCCGTCACGCCCGACAGGCGGCGTTTCAGGTTCGGGGCGACCACGTCGATCCGGTCGGGGGTATCTCAGGCATCGGGCGTCTCGGGTGTCAGGAAATACAAAAGGAACCCCACCGTAAGCGGAATCAGGAAGAACAGGAACAGGGTCGAATAGGCCTCGGCCGGGCTGCCATGGGCACTGGCCCAACGATAGACCGGGCGCGAGGCGAATTGCAGCACCCCTGCCCCGCCGATCGAGAACAGGTTGAGGAAGGTGACGCCCCGCCCCACCAGATGCGGCGGCAGGAAGGCCCGGCCATGCGCCATCAGCACGGTATAGGTCGCGCCCGAGAGCCCGACCAGCGCCAGCAGCGCCACCGACAGCCCGATACCCTCGGCGGGAAACAGCCACAGCCCGGTCATCACCGCGACGCCCGCGCCATTGGCGATCAGCGCCAGCCGCCGGATCGAGCCGGCCAGCCGCGTCGCCGGCCCGACCAGGAAGCTGCCCACCACCATGGCCACCCCCATGGCCAGCGTCGCCCAGCCGATCAGCTGGTCCGAGGCGCCATGCACCTCGGCCATGTAGGGCCCGGCCCACAGCCCGCGGATCGCGGCCGAGGCGGCATAGTTCACGGAAAACAGCGGCAGGATGAACCACAGCGGCCGCAGCCGCAGGATCTCGGCCAGCGATCCGCGCGGCGCCGTGGCGGCCAGCCGCTCGGGGTCGCGGGTAAAGGCCAGGATCGCCAGCGCCACCGCCAGCGTGACCCCGGCCAGCGCCCAGAGCGTCTCGCGCCAGCCGAAGGCCTCGGTCGCCCAGACCAGCGGCGCGGCGCCCAGGATGTTGCCCATCGAGCCGAAACCGACCACCGCGCCCGCCAGGGTGCCGAACAGCGCCGCGGGATAGTTGCGGGCAAAGATGTAATAGCTGCCCATCAGCGCCGGCGCGCAGCCGACCCCCATCAGCGCCAGCGCGACATGCAGATGCCAGGGCGCCTGCGCCAGGGCAAAGACCGCCGCCCCGCCCGCGCCTCCCAGCGCCAGCAGCACGGCCACCGTGCGGCGCGGCCCGGCACGGTCCAGCGCCCCCCCGATGGGGATCTGCATCAGCGCGAAGGTCAGGAACCACATCCCCGAGGAGATCGCCAGATCCTCGGGCCCCGCCCCCAGCTCGGCTTGCAGCACCGGTGACAGCACCGCCAGGAAGGCGCGATAGAACTGGCTGAGCGTATAGGCCAGGATCAGGCTGATGATCCCCGCCGACAGCAATGCGCGCATGAACCGTCCCCCTCCGCTGCACCGGGCCGAGATTTGTCGATTGCCCGGCCGGAGGCAATGGCCCCCGCGGGCCGGATCAGGCGGTTTTCGCGGCGCTTTCCAACCGGGCCGGCGCCTCGCGCACCGGCAGGTGGATCAGCGCACTGAAGGCGCCGACGCCGACGCCGACCCACCACACCATCGTGTAGTCGCCATAGATGTCATAGAGCTTGCCGCCCAGCCACACGCCCAGGAACGAGCCGATCTGGTGGCTCAGGAACACGAAGCCGTAAAGCGTGCCCATGTAGCGCAGCCCGTAGATATAGGCGACGAGGCCGGAGGTCAGCGGCACCGTGGCCAGCCACAGCCCGCCCATCACCAGCGAGAAGATGATGACGCTGGCCGGCGTGATCGGCAGCAGGATGAAGGCGGCGGCGGCGATGGTGCGCAGCGTATAGATCCCGGCCAGCAGGTATTTCTTGGTATAGCGCTTGCCCAGCCAGCCGGCAAAGATCGAGCCGGCGATATTGGCCAGCCCGATCAGCGAGATGGCGGCCGCGCCCAGCGTCGAGGTGGTGGTGATGCCGATGCTGGCCAGCGTGCCCATCGGGCTGATCGGCCCGCACATCTCGGTCACCATGGCGGGGAAATGCGCGGTGATGAAGGCCAGTTGGTAGCCGCAGGAAAAGAAGCCGGCAAAGATCATCAGATAGGACGGGTCGGTGAAAGCGCGCTTGAGCACCGAGCCCATGCTCTCCTCCAGCTCGCTGCGGCTGGCGGGCTTGCCGCCGCCCAGCATGGGCAGGAAGAACAGGCAGGCCAGCACGATCACGCCGAAGATGACGAACACGCTCTGCCACGGGTAATGCATCAGCAGCACCTCGGCCAGGGGCGCGCCGAAGACCTGCCCGGCCGAGCCGGCGGCGGTGCCGATCCCCAGCGCCAGGCTGCGGTTCTCGTCGCTGGCGGCGCGGCCGATCACCGCCAGGATGACGCCGAAGCCGGTGCCGGCGATGCCGAAGCCGACCATGACCTCCAGAAGCTGCATGGCCAGCGGGTCGGTGGCATAGGCCGTCAGGATCAGCCCGGCGGAATAGAGCAAGGCGCCGATGATGACCGACCAGCGGTCGCCCCAGCGTTCGGCCAGGGCGCCGAAGATCGGCTGGCCGATGCCCCAGGCCAGGTTCTGGATGGCGATGGCCATGCTGAACTCGGCCCGCGGCCAGTCGAATTCCTGCGCGATCGGGATCTGGAAGACGCCGAAGCTGGCCCGCAGGGCAAAGTTGATCAGCAGGATGATCGAGCCGCCGATCAGCACCGGCGTGAACAGCGGCGCGCGCATTGCCTTGGTCATGTTGCCCTCCCTCTCGCGGCCCGCAATTCCTGCGCCCGGCCGGCGGCGGCGTCAATGGCGTCGATTGCCTGAATCGGGCGGCGGCGCTAGCCTTGGGTTTCAACGCCATGCGGGGAACTGGATGTATCAGGTGATCGGAACCGGCAAGAGCCGCGCCCTGCGCGTGCTCTGGATGCTCGAGGAACTCGGCCAGCCCTATGAACATGTCGCCGTCAACCCGCATAGCGAGGGCGTCCGGCCCTTCAACCCCGCGGGCAAGGTGCCGGTCCTGGTGGTGGACGGCGTGCCCATCACCGATTCCACCGCCATCCTGACCTATCTGGCCGACAAGCACGGCGCGCTGACCCATCCGGCCGGCACGCTGGACCGGGCGCGCCAGGACAGCCTGACCCAATTCGTGCTGGACGAATTCGACGCGGCGCTGTGGCTGGCGGCACGCCACAGCTTCGTGCTGCCCGAGGAGATGCGGCTGGCGGCGATCAAGAACACGCTGCGCTGGGAATTCGAGCGCAGCCAGCGCACCCTGGTGCATCGCATCGCCGAGGGCGGCTTCCTGATGGGCGACCGCATGACGGTGCCCGACATCATCCTGGCGCATTGCCTGACCTGGGCGCTGACGGCGCGCTTCCCGATCACCGAGCACCGGCTGACCGACTATCTCGAGATGATGCGCGCCCGCCCCGCCTATCTGCGCGCCGCGGCCAGATAGGCGGCGGCCCCCCGCCCGGCCAGCCGCCCGGTGGCCAGGCAGCCGGTCAGCAGGTAGCCGCCGGTCGGCGCCTCCCAGTCCAGCATCTCGCCGGCGGCAAAGACGCCGGGCAGCGCCTTCAGCTCCAGCGTATCGGCCAGGCCTTCGGCGGCGATCCCCCCGGCCGAGGAAATCGCCCGCTCGATGCCCATCGCGCCCTGGTGCTGCAGGTGCAGCGCCTTGGCGCGCGCGGCCAGCCGCTCGGGCTCGGCGGGCAGCGGCCGGCCCCATTCCATCAGCAGCGCCGCGCGGACCGGATCGCCCAGCACCCGCCGCAGCCGGTTGCCGACCGACAGCTTCGCCGGGGCCCTGGCAAAGCGCCGCGCCAGTTCCTCGGCGTCCAGGTCCGGCGCCAGGTCGACGAAAGCCTCGGCCCCGTCGCGTATCGCGGCCGAAACCTCGTAGATGCCGCCGCCCTCGACGCCTTCGGCGGTGACGACCCATTCGCCCCGGCTGACGCGGCCGGCGACATGCAGCGCGACGCCCTTGACCGCCTGGCCGAAATGCCGCGCCATCTGCGCCGACCAGGCGATGCGGAAGCCCATGTTCGCCGGCCGGAACGGCACCACCGCCACCCCGCGCCCGGCCAGCCAGGGCACCCAGGCCGCGTCCGAACCCAGCCGCGGCCAGCTCGCCCCACCCAGCGCCAGCACGGCCGCGCGAGGCGCCAGCACTTCGACCCCGCCCGGCATCTCGAAGCGCCAGCCTTCGCCCTGGAAACCCGTCCAGCGCCAGCGCGTCCGCAGCTCGATCCCCATCGCCGCAAGCCGCGCCAGCCAGGCCCGCAGCAGCGGCGAGGCCTTCATGCCGACCGGAAACACCCGCCCGGTCGAGCCGGTGAACAGCTCCACCCCCAGCCCGCGCGCCCAGGCCATCACCGCCTCGGGCCCGATTTCTTCGTTCTGCAAATACCCCGGGGGAGTCCGCAGGACGGGGGCAGAGCCCCCATAATGCGCGGCAAACTGCGTGAAGGGTTCGTCTTTGGTCAGGTTCAGCCCGGATTTCCCGGCCATAAGGAACTTGCGTGCCGGGGTCGGCATGGCCTCGGCCACCACCACCCGCGCGCCCTGCCCGGCCAGCACCTCGGCCGCCATCAGCCCGGCCGGCCCGGCGCCGATCACCAGGGCCTCGACCCTTTCGCTCACCGCCCGCCCCGCGGCATCATGCACAGCCGCAAGAGCATCCGCTCCATCAGCGCCATGGCCGGCGCGCGCGAGGAGGAGCGCAGCACCAGGTCGGTGTCGATCAGTTGGTGGATCGCATCCTCCAGCGCCCGCATGCCCCAGTCCTGCGCCTGCCGGATCATGCGGTCGCGGCGCGGGCCGAAGACCGGCGGCCGCAACCGCGAGAAACCCGCCCCGGGCCCGCCGGGGTCCGAGGCGCCGGCATGCAGCGCCCGGAAATGCCGCAGCGCCGCGATGCACAGCGTCACCGGGGCGATGCCCTGCCCCTCGATCCGCCGCATCAGCGCGCCGAATTCGCGCGCCCGGCCCTCGGCGACGCAGTCGATCAACTCATCGACCTCGGCCTCGATGGTGGCCGGCGCCAGCGCGGCGATCTCGGCGGGCGTCAGCGGTTCGGGGTCGCCATGCTTGTAAAGCCCGATCTTTTCCACCGTCTGCCGGAAATCGCCGGGATCCAGCGCGCGCGCCAGCGCCATCAGGTCGCGCATGGCGTCACGCGGCACCTCGCGCAGCCCGGCCTCATGCAGCCAGCGCCCGACCTCGTCCTCGCCCGGCGGG
Encoded here:
- a CDS encoding glycosyltransferase family 4 protein — its product is MDVVAPNLKRRLSGVTATVVRLIPVQARMIGIVATGPGLPPGLPHISLARAASLPRDRWRVWHARRNTEMALGLILRHVLQRRYRLLFTSAAQRRHTGFTRWLIRRQDALIATSPQAASYLERPATVILHGVDLSVFHPASDRAALRAELGFAPDDIVIGCFGRIRAQKGIDLLVEAALRLFPSRPRARLILSGRITADNQAFADALKARIEAAGLSDRIRFLGEVPWEQVVRNYQAIDLFAAPARWEGFGLTPLEAAACGVPTVAARVGAYETLIRDGETGSLVPREDAEALAAALARWLDDDAARQAAGQAARAHVEANHAIETEARAITEVYRRLLS
- a CDS encoding MFS transporter → MRALLSAGIISLILAYTLSQFYRAFLAVLSPVLQAELGAGPEDLAISSGMWFLTFALMQIPIGGALDRAGPRRTVAVLLALGGAGGAAVFALAQAPWHLHVALALMGVGCAPALMGSYYIFARNYPAALFGTLAGAVVGFGSMGNILGAAPLVWATEAFGWRETLWALAGVTLAVALAILAFTRDPERLAATAPRGSLAEILRLRPLWFILPLFSVNYAASAAIRGLWAGPYMAEVHGASDQLIGWATLAMGVAMVVGSFLVGPATRLAGSIRRLALIANGAGVAVMTGLWLFPAEGIGLSVALLALVGLSGATYTVLMAHGRAFLPPHLVGRGVTFLNLFSIGGAGVLQFASRPVYRWASAHGSPAEAYSTLFLFFLIPLTVGFLLYFLTPETPDA
- a CDS encoding MFS transporter, yielding MTKAMRAPLFTPVLIGGSIILLINFALRASFGVFQIPIAQEFDWPRAEFSMAIAIQNLAWGIGQPIFGALAERWGDRWSVIIGALLYSAGLILTAYATDPLAMQLLEVMVGFGIAGTGFGVILAVIGRAASDENRSLALGIGTAAGSAGQVFGAPLAEVLLMHYPWQSVFVIFGVIVLACLFFLPMLGGGKPASRSELEESMGSVLKRAFTDPSYLMIFAGFFSCGYQLAFITAHFPAMVTEMCGPISPMGTLASIGITTTSTLGAAAISLIGLANIAGSIFAGWLGKRYTKKYLLAGIYTLRTIAAAAFILLPITPASVIIFSLVMGGLWLATVPLTSGLVAYIYGLRYMGTLYGFVFLSHQIGSFLGVWLGGKLYDIYGDYTMVWWVGVGVGAFSALIHLPVREAPARLESAAKTA
- a CDS encoding glutathione S-transferase family protein, which codes for MYQVIGTGKSRALRVLWMLEELGQPYEHVAVNPHSEGVRPFNPAGKVPVLVVDGVPITDSTAILTYLADKHGALTHPAGTLDRARQDSLTQFVLDEFDAALWLAARHSFVLPEEMRLAAIKNTLRWEFERSQRTLVHRIAEGGFLMGDRMTVPDIILAHCLTWALTARFPITEHRLTDYLEMMRARPAYLRAAAR
- a CDS encoding TIGR03862 family flavoprotein; translated protein: MAAEVLAGQGARVVVAEAMPTPARKFLMAGKSGLNLTKDEPFTQFAAHYGGSAPVLRTPPGYLQNEEIGPEAVMAWARGLGVELFTGSTGRVFPVGMKASPLLRAWLARLAAMGIELRTRWRWTGFQGEGWRFEMPGGVEVLAPRAAVLALGGASWPRLGSDAAWVPWLAGRGVAVVPFRPANMGFRIAWSAQMARHFGQAVKGVALHVAGRVSRGEWVVTAEGVEGGGIYEVSAAIRDGAEAFVDLAPDLDAEELARRFARAPAKLSVGNRLRRVLGDPVRAALLMEWGRPLPAEPERLAARAKALHLQHQGAMGIERAISSAGGIAAEGLADTLELKALPGVFAAGEMLDWEAPTGGYLLTGCLATGRLAGRGAAAYLAAARR
- the holA gene encoding DNA polymerase III subunit delta, yielding MILKGAEIGRYLARPDPTRPALLIHGQDAMRVALKRAEAVKALVGPGAEEEMRLTRIPGADLRKDPAALLDAVKAVGFFPGQRVVLVDDAPDAATPAVAAAIAEWKAGDAVIVVAAGSLGKSSALRKLFEPHPAAVTAPIYDDPPGEDEVGRWLHEAGLREVPRDAMRDLMALARALDPGDFRQTVEKIGLYKHGDPEPLTPAEIAALAPATIEAEVDELIDCVAEGRAREFGALMRRIEGQGIAPVTLCIAALRHFRALHAGASDPGGPGAGFSRLRPPVFGPRRDRMIRQAQDWGMRALEDAIHQLIDTDLVLRSSSRAPAMALMERMLLRLCMMPRGGR